The Lathyrus oleraceus cultivar Zhongwan6 chromosome 5, CAAS_Psat_ZW6_1.0, whole genome shotgun sequence genome includes the window CTTGCTCTGACCACGTAACATCAGTTTGGGAACGTTGCTTTCATTTCTTATGTCATGTTTATGTTGAAGTATTATAACTGATGTGGTTATTGAGCTGATTTATTTAAACTCTTTATTTGTTATGGAAGTTGAAGTTGAGACTAAATGGTATGAGTGCAATATGGTTCTTAATTGCTTTAATTATGATTCCACtgcgatgataccctaagtgaaggtgagcataCAATGATAGGTTTTTATGTGAAATTTATAATCCGTGTTACAGAGCAGAATATGTTTGATGTAAGTGACACCCTTTGTGATTACAATTTTATTAAATTATGCATTCAAATTGTATATGGGGTTTAGGTTGTTACAATTGGCCTTTTGATTCTCTAGTTGAGGGATGTGGTCGATTGAAACATGATCAAAACGTTCCAGCAAAGAGTTGGCTCTGACAAAATATAACATCAAATTCTCTTTGATGCATTTATACTCTTTTTCAATTGTCTGGCCACCAATTCCGAATCATCCTATATTTCAACGTCTTTTGCCCCTAAATCCAATAAAATATGAAGGCTCGTTATTAAATCTTCATATTCAACCTCATTGTTAGAACATGGATCTTTGATCTTAAATTTGAACTTGATTGATATATTTTCTGGAGAAATGATAAATATTCCTACCCGATTCCATCTTTATGTCTGGAACCGTCAAAGTATAACTTCCAAGGCCTAATTCCCACGTACACTTTTATCGATTCGACCACTAAATGATCGACGATAAAACTTATACAATTTATCCTTTTACTGCTCTTAAAGGACATTGAGTCAGAGAATATTCAGTAAGCGCTAAGGCCCACTTTTCTATATGACTATGCAATATAGGCTTTGATAACGTATGTTTAATAAAGTTGAAATGCGAATAGACATAAACTTCCACATCTTTTATATAAAGCTTCAACTTAGTACATGAAAAgtatatgcataaaataatttTTCAATCGGGTTATACCTAGTCTCTGCATCTAGCAAGATTCGATTGAGGTAATAAATGACTCTTTCgacaccattatcatcctcttgagcTAACATACTTCCTATGGTCGAATATGACGCAACTATGTACAATTTCATGCTCTTATTTATACTTGGAGGTAATAAAACTTGAGGCTTCATCCTATATTCTTTGATGTTGTCAAAAGTCTCTTGCTTCTCATTCCCCCAAATGAAGTCGCTGTCTTTCTTGAGTCGAAGCAGTGGAGAAAAGGGCTAGGTCTTGCCACTTAAATTGGAGATGGATCTTCTCAGAAAATTTATTTTCCCCAATAAAGACTGAAGCTGCTTCTTTGTCAAAGGAGGCTTGAGATCGATAATTGCCCTCGCCTTATTTTGATTGATCTCTTTGCCTTTTTTGTGCACCACGAATCCCAAGAAGTCTCTTGCACGAACACATAAAGCACATTTTAACagattcattttcaatccatatttcttcatcctctgaaatgactgtcgaatatggcaTAGGTGGCCATTCTCTAACGAGGATTTTATGACTATATCACTGATGTAGACTTACATGAAAGTCTTGATGAAGTCGTAGAACATAGAATTCATCGTTCTTTGGTAAGTTGGCCCAACGTTTTTTAGACCAAAGGGCGTCATAATTCATTCATAAATCCTCAATGCACATGGGCATCGAAACGTCGTCCTAGGTACGTCGACTTCAGCTATAAAGATCTGATTATAGCCATAATATCCATCCAACATACTTAAATACTCATGACATGCAGTTGAATCTACTAGTATTTCTGCCACAGACATTAGGTACTCATCTTTAAATGTAACATTATTTAGATCCCTAAAATCTATGTAGACTCTAAGAGTTCCATTCTCTTTTATAACTGAAATGATATTAACTAACCATTCAACATACCTAATCGTTCTTATAAACTTGCTTTTGAGTAGCCTCTCGTCTCCTCCTTGATCTACGATGTTATTTCTAATGTGAAGATCTCGATACGTGTAACCACTTTTATTTTGGTGTAAAGATATATATActttgaaaattaaaaaaaatgtttaaataagatttcaagaaacttaaaaaaaaacTACCTAAATTACTGTTACTCTCTTaataattttcaaaaattttATTACCAAATAAGTTTTCTTATTTTTCATCTCACTTTTAGAAGTTAGAGAATAATATCTTTTTTTTATAAATACTTTTTTAAAACTGATCTatgaaaaaaatattaaaaataaaacatgaaaactaattcaaacaaatttttaggattttttaaatattcaaaacAAAAAGATAACCACTTTTtatacttttttttcttcttttaataGTTTAAACATTTCCACTAAGAGAAAAAAGACTATGCACTGACAATGTAAAATAGTTTTACACTGTCTACCAATCAGAGACGTTTATCTCACCAAATCACACATTAATTTTAAAATACCTTTAATCTCTTCCGCTCGATTGATTTATTTTTTAAGTTATATCTCGTGGATTATGAATTATGCAAAATTACACTCCCAAGATTGTTGTGCGAGCTTTAAATTGATATTccttttttaaataaaaaatataagatattttttaaaaatatgtTTGTTTCAAGTTAAACATTATGGAAAGAAAATATTTTCACATTCAattcaaattttttaaaattgatcTAAGAtatcttttattttcaaaaatcttaattatattattactttttattttattttggaaaGGTCGTATGTTATTATAAGATTTAAGGATTGAAATATAACATTCTATACAAATAAGTTGAACTAATTGCAAATTCTCACTACTGCTGGGAAAAAAATTAAAATGTGAATAATGTAGAAAAATCTTACATTGATTAAAAATATGAATAATGTAGAAAAATCTTACATTGATTAAAAATATTGAGACTTAAAGTATTTATAAGTAAAAGAACTCACACACATATCACCTTAAAGTTTTAGATGAATACGTGATATGTCTCTCATATAAAAATGTGTTCTTAAAGAAAAAGTTCAAAATAAGAATGATCTCATTGTATTGACTATCCCAATTGACCTATATCATGAAACTTCGATTtaagtaaaaaaaaaaaacagactacCTTTGATTCAAGTAAAAAAAGAGACTCCCTACTAAATAAGAGATGGTCAGTTGAAAAAATGTCAATAGACTCAGAGTTAAAAGGGAGTATTGCTCTTAAAAAAAACTAAATTAAAGTAAAAATGTTTCCTTGAATTGACCCCAAGAACTCCCACTCATATTTATTTgtattttaaacttttttttataATCAAAAGTTTTACAAAAGTAGAAATAGAAATATAATTTTAAACCTCACAACAACCACatcctgatatatatatatatatatatatatatatatatatatatatatatatatatatttcaacCTAAAATCTCCAAATTTTAGGCAAAACTGTACAGGAAAGTGCAGTCCATGAAGTGAGTATCGAGATCCAAGTATTGATTATAATTATAACGGGTTGGAAAGCAAATATTTGTACCGCAAAGTGAAAGTGCAAACAAACATGCACAAACAGGAAGGAAGCTTCCCATCCATCAAGTTTGTGTTGAACATATCAATCAAATAACTTGAAATCGCTTCTCCAATTTAAGAACTGAGTATGAGTCACTGACTGGGGAAGTATTACTATAAGGCCGTGCAGGAAGCAAAAACCAGATGATATTTGTAGTACGCTAGTCAATGGGCGTGGTAGCAGATCTTAGTGTCTTATAAATGAACACAGCATTGCTAGCATCAACCCTATACATCCTTCACCACACCCCTATACCAAGCCCAGCATGTCCTACAAATACAGTGCTTCACCAGGCTGGCAAAGAAAATAAGATAAAGAAAAACTGCAATTTGTTAAATAACTTTACAAAGTAAGGCAAGCCCTACAAAACGTCTAATCACATAACCTTAACCTAGACACCCATAATCAGTTGGACCCCTCAGCTTTGGGAACCGACGCATTGTCTTCCGGAGTTGATGCCTTCTTCTGGAAAACTGACCCAAGCTGAATTCCTGCACTAGTACTACTACCCTCTTGATCATGAGAACTTCCTTGGCTTTCAGCTTTTAGTGCTTTCTTCTTTTTTACCTTCTCTGCCCAACCAACAAGGCCCACTTGCACATGCTCATTAAATATTGCCCTCTTATAGTGAGTTCCCATCTACAATGTCAAAATAACAAAATCGGCACAAAGAGGAGATAATTTAAATTCAGAAAATTATTCTGCGTGTAAGTTTGAACAGCTGTGCAAAGATACCTGTGTAACAACTGCATAGAGTGGTAAGGTGCTGTAGCTACACAGTACTTGAATAAATACCCTATAAACCCAACATAGAGGGACAAAATACATGAGGAAAAACAAAACACGTTGaacttgaaatgaataaaagAAAAGACAAGTGGTGCAATTACCCAATCACAAGCCTTGGAACAATGTAACGAACTTGTCCCATTATACAGGAATCAAATCCATACGTAACCTGAGAATACAAAAGCTAATAGATTATTACATTGAATATAACTAATTCAAAACTTCTCTCAACCCTACAGTATGCCCTTacaaaaaaatgaaaagaaaaatggTTGGCAGAGAGCATATAAGTTATGCTTCTGAAAAGATTGCTTACCCATATCCAGAAAAAAAATGCTATCTCAAAAGCATTCTGGAAAAGGATAAAGTGAATCAAGAAGAGAACGATGTGGGGTCGATGAAACCAAAAGTGACCATCTGATGGTTTTACAACCAAGTCACCTTCTATGGCTGCATGTTTTTCAGCTACCTCATGAGCTAGTTGGGTTATTACATGTTCCAGCTTAGTTCCCACAGAAAGTAAAAGCTGAAAGAATGTAAACAAGAAACTGTGAAACAGATACAGAGAGAGATACAAGATGCAGGGACAAGAGAGAAATAAAGAAAGGATATTATGAATATAAGGCCAGTTAACACATCAATTTACATGAAAAAATTATACATAGAGAAAAACATGCCAGAGCAAACAAGGTTAACAAGAAATCATAACTGATAGAAAGGGCAACACTAGCAAAAGCATATGACTCTTCTATTACCAAGAGTAAAAATAATAATTGGAAAAGCTATAGAGAAAAATAATTGGAAGCTGAGTAAACTAAATGTGTGGTCATGAAAATGAACAATAAAAAGGGCAAAAGTTTTATTAAGGTGCTTACAATAACTGGAATGAAAGCAATCCAGAAATATGTATGCCAACCTGAAAGAGTAAAGTAGACATATCAATTGTGAGATTCAAAGTAATGTTCTTAGATaacaaacaaaaccaaaagaAGTTTACTAGTTCCGTAAGTCCTTGTACACAAGTAAATTGGTTATGGTCCATCTCTGAATACAAGAATACAAGGTATACGAGTACATGGTATACATACAAGTACCAACAACACTGGCCATTTTAGACCAGATAATGATATAAGAAGAAACATAAAATAGGTTTTGGATGCCAGTCCTGTCACTTTACAGTAGAGTCATGCCACTCATGCACGAGCCAACTAAATGATGACATGAAAAATGATATAAAAAAATTATGACAAGCAATATATATATTAGCATGAAGCATAAATGTATGTCGCAACACATACCATTGATATTTAACAACAAGAAGATGACCACAAAGAGCCAAAGATACCAACTGCAACCATGAAAATATAATTAGAATTGCTATTACAAAAATCAATAACTTTATGCAATTAGATGAACAACAATACAGTTTTCTTGGCACCTAAATTGATGAATATGTGTGATAATGATATGTATAGAAACAACTACTTTTGACAAAGTTATTTTACGGAAGCATTTACCTTATGCCAACAACTATCTTGAAATCATCTTCAAGGGCACGGATCATGTACTTGTGAAAATCAAACTTTGGGTTTGTCTTGCAGTGAGTCTACAACAAAGAAATATACCAAAGAATATTATTATGATTTATTTATTGATGCCAGCAAATAACAGCCAGCTGATAATATTTGACACCAAATATGGTACAATAGAAGGTTACCATAATGAACCCGAGTCTTAATGTCACATAGTCTGATTTTGTCACAGAACCATAAAACTGCTTGAAAAAGGATTGCTGAAAGAAGTTTAAAAGattagtaaaaataaaaacacgGCACACGCATTCACTTAGATTAGATTGTCTAAAAAGTCAGTGTCTCTTGTAATATCATTAAAAGAGTACAAAAATCCCAATACAAGAGACAGGAAGATATGAAAATACATAAACCAAGACTAAACACTGACCGTCAGTGGGAATATCAAGTAAACATAGCATTTGTAAAGGCTGCGGACATAAACATCTAGGCTTTGCTTGGGAGTTTGGAGGGGAACGGAGAGGAGtcttttgaaaagaaaaaaaaaggaagGATGAGTTGAATGAATTGACGGGTTTGAGAGGGGATGGTTTACTTTACTTCATAACACAAAACCCTCTTAATTTAGAGAAACTCAAAAATTGTATTGGAGGAGGGTTTGGGAAGGCTTAAATAAATTCTTCAAATCCAATCTATGTAGAGATAATAAtctaaatattaaaaatatattaataataagTATTCATTTATCATTCTAGACATAAACATTTTCCACCACCAAAAGAACTTTTTCCAAAATAAATTAAAGATTTAACTATTTTTCTCTATACTTATCTCCTTCTAAAGACCTTCTCTTACTTCCTCCTCCTAACTTTCAAACAAAGCTTTAAAGATGAGGTCAATACATCTTCAAATGAAGAGAGGGCAGGTAAAAATTATAGACATTGAAAATCTAGTAACTAACTTAATAACCAACCAATTAGCGGGAATAGCAAGGAAACATGGCATTTGTAAAGGTTGCAGACATATAAATCTAAAGATAGCATGTTCAACCAAAATTCTAGAGCATGAAAAACTAGTAATAATGAACTTACCAACCAACCAATTAAAGCAGAGTCTTTGCCGAAACCAGAAAAGCGACCTTTGATAAATTCATGATTTTGAACCTGAGTAAACTTTGGTTTGAGAACTGCAAGCATAAATTACAACAGTATAGAATCGAGTGTGAAAAGCATAATAATAATACTACTAATAAGCTAAAGAATCAGCAAAAAGAAGGAAGAATTGGATACCTTTACTAGTATCATAATTCTCTTTTCGAATAGAATCTTCCCAGCGCTTCCACTGACGTATCTATGCAACAAAAACGAGAGATCTATATAAACGCCTAAACAATAACAAATAATTAATAGAGAAtatgaaaagaaaagaaaaaaggaaTACTGACTCTGGCGCCTCCAAAAACAACGGTGAGAACCGAAAAAGTAACATGAACGACGGCGAGAACAAAAATGAAGATGTGGAGATGATGCAAAGCTTCAAGAGACAACAAAGGAACCTTGCTCTGAAAAAAAAAGAGAACAATACGAAATCGAAGATCAATCGATCAATTGATGAAGAGTATAAGTATAGAAGCAAACAAACCTTGCTAGAGCAGAAAGAGGTTTTCGGATGAGCCTCTTCTGCTGCTTCCGCTTCTGCTAGGAGACGATCGGCGAGAAGACGGCGTGCGATTCCGGGGAAAGAGAAAGCGGAATGTGATTTCGGAAGTTGAGACTCTTTCTGATCCTTCTCCTTAAGAGTACAAGGAAGCATGTGACGCAATACACCGGGAGGAACACATATTTTGGTGAGTCCGTTTTGGGAAACGGTGAGAAGAAGAGAAATGAAACCGAGAAGCATCAACTCTGCAAGTTCCGAATTGAATAGTTAGTTAGTTAGTAATTTGAAGTAAGAGAAAGAAATAGTTAGTAATTACCTTCTTTGATTTTCTGGAGAGCTTCGTAAAGTGGTTTTTGATCTTTGCGTTTGAGATATTTTCCACCATAGTGAAGGAGACGTTCAGCAGCGAGTGAAATGGCGACGATTATAGTACAAACGGCAGCAACAACCCACGTGGGAGTGAACTCAAGTGTTGTTTCATCTTCTCCTCCTTCACCACCGCCACTCATTTTCTTTCTAAATCTCACAAACCTTTCTCCCTCCTTTCTTTTCTTTACTACTTTCAATCTTAAACGTGCCACccattattttattttttttcttataTGTCCCACATATCATTGTCATAAAGTATATGTACAGTGACGGCTCTCCCCACCTTCCTTTTTTTTCCTATAACAGTTGTGTTCAACTTCAATCGTGTCTAATACGGTACAAACTCAACCATATAAATGTATTTGTCAATTTCTATATAATTAATAAATGTATAATCAACTATTTTACCACTCGTAACGACTAGTATGTAGTATTTAACACTTGTGCTAAAAATCTCAAGTTATAAATAACTATCCCCCCTTAAGCCACCACCTAACATACATTTATATATgatttttttccttttctttttcaCAACATATGTATTTCTGAATGTACATCTTTATTagaaaatataatataatatttttaaataaaaagtAATATTCTAAAGTACATAATATATTTAAAAACATtatatttataaaatattaatGTGTAAGCATTTAGTTGAATATCTAAATCTATATTgaattattttttcatttttgtaTAGGGGTCATGCAATTCAACTATTGATATTGATACGTTGTTTCTTACTAGGTGGATGAGTAGTTCTTAAATTTAGGTTTTTTACTAGGTCAAATATTGTTGTTTTTTTTGTTGATATAAATATTGTTTTGAAAACACAACTTTGTTGTCTGCATGTTTCAACCTAAAAATTGGAGGATTTCTAAAATACAATGAAATTACTATCAGATttattaaaatagaaaaaaataataataaaagaaaaaacatataaaatagaaaaatagtCCTTGAAATTAGATTTTAGATTCAAGAAGTCCACAAAATATATTATCATTATATAACATTCATTCGAAAACAACCATCTCTCAATAATTGTGTAAAATTATTATTAActtttaaaatatttatattcCCCATCTtattaaatataaatataaataaataatattacATTTTAAGAAAAAGGGAAAATAGTTTTCAATATTGTTTTTGATAAAATTGATGTGTTAGCTCCTATTATCTTTAACAGCGGTGAAAAATTCAAATTAAATGCAAATGAAAATCGAAAGTTATTGATTCAAAATAGTTATTGGATTGAAtattttgatgtgtttgatgATTTAAAATAAACAAAGATTATTGTTGTAATAAACATAAAGATGATTAGGAACATAGACCAAATGACACATTGTGGGATCTTTCAGTTAAATGGGGACTTGAGGGATTGGATGACTGCTATTTATGTCTTGAATTAATTAGATTAGAGAAAGAAATTTTGGAAAGACATTGACGAGCTCAACTGCAATCAAAAGGGTCTTTGGTTCTTAATGGGAGAATTCAACAATGTTTTGAAAGCTCAAGACAAGGTTGGGGGAATTCGGTAACTGAAAAGGAATATACCTGAGAAGAATGATAGTGTAACAACtcgtataatatatatctagaataatatcatacaagtgttaattTTTGGTATTGACACAACATAAGAGCCTAATAGCAGTgttatatacacatgtccaaattaaaaatacatttaTGATACATGTTATACAATAGTGCTTGAAAATAAAAACTAAGATATAAGTGTAATCTCTTCATTGCACACAATCAACAACGAAATATTACAATAGTTGAAACCTTTGAAACATCAACATACAACTTCCTGTATATCAAACCTGCAAACAACATCCGAAAAGCAACGATAATATTTtggtgagataataatctcaaTGAGTTCCCCTATCTTATGGTTTCACTCGGCTTTACAAGATTTCTAATCGATTTCCTAACTCAAGTCTTCAAAAGAGGATAAAGACTTAAACAACTAGGGTATTTTCGCATTGTATTGAAACATGTACGCTTGAGTTCAACAACTCAAAACAATTACTCCTTtcgttttttattataagtcttttttgacttttcacacgtattaataaatataataatagtggtataaaaaaagagaaattatAAAGGGTTTTACAAAATTGTCATTCATTAATGGTATTGGAAAAACAAATTGTCATAATTGAAaaaagagagaataataaatatttaaggatataatagaaaaaataacattaatgattcattgatattataaaacgacttatattgtggtacaaaatatttttccaaagcgacttataataaaaaacggaggtagTATTATTCAGAAACCTACCAAGACATCTTTCCCCGGCCAACCCTACGTCTAGAATTATCGACACGGGTCATGGATTCTTGTATCATACTTCGACTTAAGTGTGGATTTCATATTCCAATTGATAACAATCAACTTCAAGAATCGTCGCTCCATATGGGACTCTAAACCCATTTCGAGCATTTTACTCGtatgagactctaacccactttgagGTCCACGTCATCTATGTGACTCTAATCCAGTTGATTGAGCGAAGTATTAATGCATATATTCCAATTCTTATTTTTCATAAGCATCGAATTTTGGGACGGACATGACAATGGGGTTGTTTCTGAATACATGACTAGTTTGTTAAAAACAACGTGATTAACTGCTAATCACTAACCCTCACACAAACATCACGTTCCATACAAAATATATTATTTCACGATTTGATTTGTTGATAGTAATTATCCTTCCATGATACACACCGAGGTATCCTTGTGTCCGAATATCGTCAACTAAGTCTCTTATCCTAGTTTAAGTTATGTTACTAATTCATTCACCTAGGTATTATTAACCGAATTCCGTTATCAATTGGTGTGTTaattattttgcatttattttcACTAAGACAAATATGACATTATAGAAAAGCTTAGCATAATTTTTCTTAACAAATGAAGGCAACTCCAAGGAT containing:
- the LOC127086447 gene encoding MLO-like protein 1; its protein translation is MSGGGEGGEDETTLEFTPTWVVAAVCTIIVAISLAAERLLHYGGKYLKRKDQKPLYEALQKIKEELMLLGFISLLLTVSQNGLTKICVPPGVLRHMLPCTLKEKDQKESQLPKSHSAFSFPGIARRLLADRLLAEAEAAEEAHPKTSFCSSKSKVPLLSLEALHHLHIFIFVLAVVHVTFSVLTVVFGGARIRQWKRWEDSIRKENYDTSKVLKPKFTQVQNHEFIKGRFSGFGKDSALIGWLQSFFKQFYGSVTKSDYVTLRLGFIMTHCKTNPKFDFHKYMIRALEDDFKIVVGISWYLWLFVVIFLLLNINGWHTYFWIAFIPVILLLSVGTKLEHVITQLAHEVAEKHAAIEGDLVVKPSDGHFWFHRPHIVLFLIHFILFQNAFEIAFFFWIWVTYGFDSCIMGQVRYIVPRLVIGVFIQVLCSYSTLPLYAVVTQMGTHYKRAIFNEHVQVGLVGWAEKVKKKKALKAESQGSSHDQEGSSTSAGIQLGSVFQKKASTPEDNASVPKAEGSN